The Bradyrhizobium sp. CCGB01 genome segment AGTACGACGCGGTGAACGCCCCGGCACTGAAGCGGCTGATCGTGAACGGCGCGATCCTCAAGGGCTTCCCGCAGGAAGTGCTCGAGGCCTGCTACAACGCGGCCAACGAGATCTATGCCGATCTCTCCAAGACCAATCCGCATTTCGGCAAGATGTATGCGAGCATGATGGCGTTCAGGAACGACTCGCTGCCCTGGACGCAGGTGGCGGAGCTGAGCTACGACGGCTTCATGGCGCGGATGCGGACCAAGACGTGAGGCGCTGAAAGCCTCACACGACTAAAGACGAAGAAGCCCCGGAGATGGCAACATCTCCGGGCTTTTGCGTCTGGGCCCTTCCCTTCTCCCCTTGTGGGAGAAGGTGGCATAGGCGGCCTTCGGCCGCCGTTCTTAAGAACGCCGATGCTTCGCATCGGCTATGGCGCCGGATGAGGGGTTTGTCTCCAATAGCAAGACCGTGCGTGAGGATAGAACCCCTCACCCGTCTCGCCGCTGCGCGGCGAGCCACCCTCTCCCACAAGGGGAGAGGGAAGCAAACCCTTCGCAACTGCGAGCGTCCCGACGACGCTTGATTATCCCATGACGACCGGTCATCCTGATTGCCGGAACCGCAACGCTCGGGATCCCCCAAGAGCCCTCAAGGGCCGTCGGACACGCTCACACCTCAACCACGAACAATTCCGGTTATCGGCAAAGCCAAGACGACACGAAGATCGTTCCCCTAGTCGAGAAATCGGCACATCGGAGGGATACGCATGAAACGTCGTGATTTTCTGAAAGTGACGGGCGCGGGCCTTGCGGCAAGTACGGCAGTTGCCGCGCCGGCCATTGCAGAGTCTTCGCCGGAAGTGAGATGGCGGCTCGCCGCGAGCTGGCCCAAGGCGCTCGATACGCTCTATGGCGGCTGCGAATATTTCTGCAAGCGCGTCGCTGAAGCCACCGACAACAAATTCCAGATCCAGCCGTTCGCATCCGGCGAGATCGTCCCGGGCCTGCAGGTTCTCGACGCCGTCTCGAACGGTACCGTCGAGATGGGCAACACGGCGCTGTATTACTATTGGGGCAAGAACCCCGCCTTCACCTTCGGCACCTCGCTGCCGTTCGGGCTGAACACGCGCGCGCATATTTCCTGGCTGCTGTTCGGCGGCGGCACCGAGATGCTCAACGACCTCCTGAAGGAATACAACACGCTCGGCATTCCGACCGGTTCGACCGGCGCCCAGATGGGCGGCTGGTTCCGGAAGGAGATCAAGTCGATGGAGGATTTCCGGGGATTGAAATTCCGCGTCGGCGGCTTTGCCGGCACCATCATCGCCAAGGTCGGCGGCGTGCCGCAGCAGATCGCAGGCGGCGACATCTATCCCGCGCTGGAAAAAGGTACGATCGACGCGGCCGAATGGGTCGGGCCCTATGACGACGAGAAGCTCGGCTTCGTGAAGGTCGCAAAATACTATTACTATCCGGGCTGGTGGGAAGGCACCGGCCAGGGCCACAACGTCATCAATCGCGACAAGTGGGCCGCGCTGCCGAAGCACTATCAAGCCGTGGTCGAGATGGCTTCGCGCGATACCTTCACATGGGTCACCGGCAAATACGACTACGTCAATCCGCCGGCGCTGAAGCGCCTGCTGGTGGCCGGCGCGATCCTGAAGCCGTTCCCGCAGGAGGTGCTCGAGGCCTGCTACAACGCCGCCAACGAGATCTACGCCGATCTCAGCAAGACCAATCCGCACTTCAATAAGATGTACGCGAGCCTGTCGGCGTTCAGGAACGAGTCGCTGGCGTGGATGCAGGTCGCCGAGCTCAGCTACGACAGCTTCATGATGCGGATGCGGACCCGGACGTAAGACGCTAGAGGCGACAGGAAGGGCGGAAACGACGAAAGCCCCGGAGATGTCTCCGGGGCTTTTTGTATCAGTTTAGGTGTCATCGCCCGGCTTGACCGGGCGATCCAGTATTCCAGAGGCCTGCGTTGGAGATCTCGCTCTCACCACATCCGCTGCGGCGGACTGGATGCCCCGGTCAAGCCGGGGCATGACAGCGGAGAATTTGGCGCGCGACGAAAGCCCGCGGCGACGTTGTCAGTTCTGATCATCCCCGAGTGCCGCCACCAGCTTGTCGTAATACTTGCCGACGAGATCGATGTTGGCCTTGTTCTCGACCTGTGGCGCCGGCGTCTTCAGCGCTTCGTTGAGTTCCTCGAGCGCTTCCTTCTTGTCCTTGGCGGGCATCTTCTTGTCGGCCTGGAGCTGCGCGACCTGCGCCTTGATCACCGCTTCGGTGCCGACATACTTTTTGGTGGCGGGATCGAAGCCGCCGAGCACGAGGCTGATGTTGTCGACGACGTTGTTGTAGTCGTCATAGCCGGCAAAGCCGTACTTCTTGGCGACGCCTTCGAGCTGGCCGATCACCTTCTGGTCCGGCGCGGTGTTCTCCGGAAGCTTCTCGGTGATCGCGTCCATGTCCTTCTGCGCGGCGAGCACGCCGTCGAGCTGCTTGTCTGTCAGCGCGATCTGCTTGAGAGCCGGAGCCTGCTGCTGCGCGGGCGCGGCCTGCGGAGCCGGCGCAGCCTGCTTGGCTTGCGCGAACGCGGCGCCGGAGGAGGCAAGCGATGCTGCGGACAGAAGGCACGCGACGCCGAACGCGGTGAGAGCGGGACGAAGCAATGCTGGCATGGAAGTCTCCTCGGATCTTGGATGGGCGGGTTTTCCAGGACGGAACTCGATTACCGACCTCGACGTGAATGCCCCATGAACTCGCGCGTGATCGTCTTTCAGTTGAATGAGAGCGCGAAAATCGAATGCGGCTGCGAGCCGCGAGCCCGGTGGGTCACTCGCATCGCATGCTGAACGCGGATCGTGACGGAAACATGCAGGCGGCGCGGCATTGGTGCGCACAAACAAAAACGCCGCCTCCGTTTCCGGAAGCGGCGTTTTCGTATTCGAACATCGAAAGAGGAAGATTTCTTGTCCTTGGCAGGCCTGGCAGCGACCTACTCTCCCAGGGCTTAAGCCATAGTACCATTGGCGCTGAAGAGTTTAACGGCCGAGTTCGGGATGGGATCGGGTTGAGGCTCTTCGCTAAAACCACCAGGCCGGCGAAGGACAAGAAAACGAAGCAAGCGATCTTTGTGTTGGCGACTAGCGCCGCTCACTTTCATGGACACTGAAAATGAGAGCAATCAAGCCAATCGAACGATTAGTACCGGTAAGCTGCATGCATTACTGCACTTCCACATCCGGCCTATCAACGTGGTGGTCTTCCACGGTTCTCAAGGGAATGCTCGTTTTGAGGTGGGTTTCCCGCTTAGATGCTTTCAGCGGTTATCCCGTCCGTACATAGCTATGCTGCACTGCCGCTGGCGCGACAACAGCTCCACCAGAGGTACGTTCACCCCGGTCCTCTCGTACTAGGGGCAAATCCTCTCAACATTCCAACACCCACGGCAGATAGGGACCGAACTGTCTCACGACGTTCTGAACCCAGCTCACGTACCACTTTAATCGGCGAACAGCCGAACCCTTGGGACCTTCTCCAGCCCCAGGATGTGATGAGCCGACATCGAGGTGCCAAACGACGCCGTCGATATGGACTCTTGGGCGTCATCAGCCTGTTATCCCCGGCGTACCTTTTATCCGTTGAGCGATGGCCCATCCACGCGGGACCACCGGATCACTATGACCGACTTTCGTCTCTGCTCGATTCGTAGATCTCGCAGTCAGGCAGGCTTATGCCATTATACTCGACGAACGATTTCCGACCGTTCTGAGCCTACCTTCGCACGCCTCCGTTACTCTTTGGGAGGCGACCGCCCCAGTCAAACTGCCCACCATGCGCTGTCCCGGTTCCCGCTAAGGGAACGCGGTTAGATATCCATAACCATTAGGGTGGTATTTCACATTTCGGCTCCACCATGGCTGGCGCCACGGCTTCAAAGCCTACCACCTATTCTACACAAACAGTCACGAATACCAGCGCAAAGCTACAGTAAAGGTGCACGGGGTCTTTCCGTCTGACCGCAGGAACCCCGCATCTTCACGGGGAATTCAATTTCACTGAGTCTATGTTGGAGACAGCGGGGAAGTCATTACGCCATTCGTGCAGGTCGGAACTTACCCGACAAGGAATTTCGCTACCTTAGGACCGTTATAGTTACGGCCGCCGTTTACCGGGGCTTCGATTCAAGGCTTGCACCTCTCCTCTTAACCTTCCGGCACCGGGCAGGCGTCAGACCCTATACGTCATCTTGCGATTTCGCAGAGCCCTGTGTTTTTGTTAAACAGTTGCCACCCCCTGGTCTGTGCCCCCACTGCCCGCTTGCGCGAGCAATGGGCCTCCTTATCCCGAAGTTACGGAGGTAAATTGCCGAGTTCCTTCAACATAGTTCTCTCAAGCGCCTTGGTATACTCTACCAGTCCACCTGTGTCGGTTTCGGGTACGGTCTAATGTGGAGGCTATTTCCTGGAACCCCTTCGAAGCCCAACCAATCCATTAAGGTCGGACAACACACGGGATTCGTCACCCATCCACTGGCTGCAGAATATTCACTGCATTCCCATCGACTACGCCTTTCGGCCTCGCCTTAGGGACCGGCTAACCCTGCGAAGATTAACTTTACGCAGGAACCCTTGGACTTTCGGCGACACTGTCTTTCACAGTGTTTGTCGTTACTCATGCCAGCATTCGCACTTCTGATACCTCCAGGCGCTCTCACGAGTCGCCCTTCGCAGGCTTACAGAACGCTCCGCTACCGCGTAGCCCTTGCGGACTACACCCTAAGCTTCGGCTCGTGGCTTGAGCCCCGTTACATCTTCGGCGCAGAAACCCTTATTTAGACCAGTGAGCTGTTACGCTTTCTTTAAAGGATGGCTGCTTCTAAGCCAACCTCCTGGTTGTTTTGGGATTTCCACATCCTTTCCCACTTAGCCACGAATTAGGGGCCTTAGCTGTAGGTCCGGGTTGTTTCCCTCTCCACGACGGACGTTAGCACCCGCCGTGTGACTCCCGGATAGTACTCTCAGGTATTCGGAGTTTGGTTGGGTTTGGTAAGACGGTAAGTCCCCCTAGCCCATCCAGTGCTCTACCCCCTGAGGTATTCATCCGAGGCGATACCTAAATATCTTTCGCGGAGAACCAGCTATTTCCCAGTTTGATTGGCCTTTCACCCCTAACCACAAGTCATCGGAGCCTTTTTCAACAGGCACCCGTTCGGTCCTCCAGTGAGTGTTACCTCACCTTCAACCTGCTCATGGCTAGATCACTAGGTTTCGGGTCTAATACAACGAACTTGACGCCCTATTCAGACTCGCTTTCGCTACGCCTTCGCCTATCGGCTTAAGCTTGCTCGTTAAATTAAGTCGCTGGCCCATAATACAAAAGGTACGATGTCACCCAGAACGAATCTTGAGCTCCATCTGTTTGTAGGTGTCCGGTTTCAGGTCTATTTCACTCCCCTCGTCGGGGTGCTTTTCACCTTTCCCTCACGGTACTGGTTCACTATCGGTCGCTGAGGAGTACTTAGGCTTGGAGGGTGGTCCCCCCGCGTTCAGACAGGATTTCACGTGTCCCGCCTTACTCGTGGATACATCATCGCATTACTCGTACGGGGCTATCACCCTCTGAGGCCCAGCTTTCCTGACTGGTTCCGATTGTCTTTGATGTATCACTGGCCTGGTCCGCGTTCGCTCGCCACTACTAACGGAGTCTCTGTTGATGTCCTTTCCTCCAGGTACTTAGATGTTTCAGTTCCCTGGGTTTGCTTGAAACCTCCTATGTATTCAGAAGTCTCATACCTTCTCTTGATAACCGGAAATCCAAAACCTCGCGGTCATGGTTCCGATCATTTCTGGTCAAACCCCAAAACCAAAGGTCTTGGAGTTCCGGCTATCGAAGGTGGGTTTCCCCATTCGGAAATCCGTGGATCAAAGCTTCTTCGCAGCTCCCCACGGCTTATCGCAGCGTAGCACGTCCTTCATCGCCTCTCAGCGCCAAGGCATCCACCGAACACCCTTAAGGCACTTGATTGCTCTCATTATCAATGTCCACACACTCGGCAGAATGTTGTCTGTACGATTGCCTTGCGGCACGCGCCCTCGATGAACGCTACGTACAGCCGGACATTGACTAGAAAGACCAGCTTGCTTCGTAAGATCGTTCCGATAGCGAGGCGGTCAAGCTTCGCTAAAAGGATCATTTACAACTCGCTTGTCTCTCAACGCAGCCTTGTGAGCTGCCTTGGAAGACGCACGAGCGCCGAAATGATCCGGAGATAATGAAGGCTCGCGTAGCAATTGCTTGCTGCACGACCCAACTCGGATCGATCTCCTCTTTACGATGTCAGAAATCACGCAACGTCACTGTCCATCCGGACTAGTGGGTGCGAAGTGATGTTTCGCGGACGACGGTACAAGATCTCGGTGATCAAACCATCTGGTGGAGCCAGACGGGATCGAACCGACGACCTCATGCTTGCAAAGCACGCGCTCTCCCAGCTGAGCTATGGCCCCGTAACCAGAAGACGAATGCTCACTCGATGAAAGTGGTGGGCCTGGGAAGACTTGAACTTCCGACCTCACGCTTATCAAGCGCGCGCTCTAACCAACTGAGCTACAAGCCCCTAACGCATATCCTGTTAAGGACCAGGGATTCTGCAAGCTTGCAGCCCCAGCGCGTGTTCGTCCGCGAAGAAAGAGAAACGAAGACGGCGAAATCCCGCCAATGCAGCTCAACAATCCTGACGACTGTTGGCCACTGATGTTTCTAAAACGATCCGATAGTGAGCCGAAGCTCGCTGAAGGATCATCCTTAGAAAGGAGGTGATCCAGCCGCAGGTTCCCCTACGGCTACCTTGTTACGACTTCACCCCAGTCGCTGACCCTACCGTGGCCGGCTGCCTCCCTTGCGGGTTAGCGCACCGTCTTCAGGTAAAACCAACTCCCATGGTGTGACGGGCGGTGTGTACAAGGCCCGGGAACGTATTCACCGTGGCGTGCTGATCCACGATTACTAGCGATTCCAACTTCATGGGCTCGAGTTGCAGAGCCCAATCCGAACTGAGACGGCTTTTTGAGATTTGCGAAGGGTCACCCCTTAGCATCCCATTGTCACCGCCATTGTAGCACGTGTGTAGCCCAGCCCGTAAGGGCCATGAGGACTTGACGTCATCCCCACCTTCCTCGCGGCTTATCACCGGCAGTCTCCTTAGAGTGCTCAACTAAATGGTAGCAACTAAGGACGGGGGTTGCGCTCGTTGCGGGACTTAACCCAACATCTCACGACACGAGCTGACGACAGCCATGCAGCACCTGTGTTCCAGGCTCCGAAGAGAAGGTCACATCTCTGCGACCGGTCCTGGACATGTCAAGGGCTGGTAAGGTTCTGCGCGTTGCGTCGAATTAAACCACATGCTCCACCGCTTGTGCGGGCCCCCGTCAATTCCTTTGAGTTTTAATCTTGCGACCGTACTCCCCAGGCGGAATGCTTAAAGCGTTAGCTGCGCCACTAGTGAGTAAACCCACTAACGGCTGGCATTCATCGTTTACGGCGTGGACTACCAGGGTATCTAATCCTGTTTGCTCCCCACGCTTTCGTGCCTCAGCGTCAGTATCGGGCCAGTGAGCCGCCTTCGCCACTGGTGTTCTTGCGAATATCTACGAATTTCACCTCTACACTCGCAGTTCCACTCACCTCTCCCGAACTCAAGATCTTCAGTATCAAAGGCAGTTCTGGAGTTGAGCTCCAGGATTTCACCCCTGACTTAAAGACCCGCCTACGCACCCTTTACGCCCAGTGATTCCGAGCAACGCTAGCCCCCTTCGTATTACCGCGGCTGCTGGCACGAAGTTAGCCGGGGCTTATTCTTGCGGTACCGTCATTATCTTCCCGCACAAAAGAGCTTTACAACCCTAGGGCCTTCATCACTCACGCGGCATGGCTGGATCAGGGTTGCCCCCATTGTCCAATATTCCCCACTGCTGCCTCCCGTAGGAGTTTGGGCCGTGTCTCAGTCCCAATGTGGCTGATCATCCTCTCAGACCAGCTACTGATCGTCGCCTTGGTGAGCCATTACCTCACCAACTAGCTAATCAGACGCGGGCCGATCTTTCGGCGATAAATCTTTCCCCGTAAGGGCTTATCCGGTATTAGCACAAGTTTCCCTGTGTTGTTCCGAACCAAAAGGTACGTTCCCACGCGTTACTCACCCGTCTGCCGCTGACGTATTGCTACGCCCGCTCGACTTGCATGTGTTAAGCCTGCCGCCAGCGTTCGCTCTGAGCCAGGATCAAACTCTCAAGTTGGACTTGAACTTTGAACCGGCTGATCACAACGTTTGACGAGGTCCCACCATTTTTCCGACGACCGAAGCCGCCGAGCTGCCCGCGATTCACATCGCTGGCAACGATGGTGTTTCCTTTAAAACGTGTACCGCCGAAGTCTTTCGTCCGGTCTCGATCAGAAAAGCCGAAGCTTTTCAGAAGCGAGACCCGCAAGGACTCCGCCGTCCACGTTTCTCTTTCTTCATCTTCACTTGTCAAACAGCCCGGGACCGGAGAGGCCCCAACCTTCCTGAGAGGAAGGGTTCCGACACCCTTACCGACGATGGATGAACTCCAATCGACTTACGTCGACTGTTGTGTCACTCAACAAGGTGAGGAGCATCAGTGGCGCGTTCGCTCGCCTTGGTCAGTGACCCGGCGGCGCCGCGCTCAGTGGTCGGGTTATAGGCCCCCGCACTCGGGATTGTCAACGCCCATTGTCAACAAATCGTCGCACGGTGGATTTCTAAAAAAACTCCAGCGATTCCAGACGATTAGAAAGGCCTGGGACGCACTAACCGGGCCGGCACGGTAAAAAATCTCAAAAAAAGTTTGCCCGCCAGCGGGCTCCGGAGCGGCTTTTGGCGCCCCCTCCAGGCGCCCTCCCCCTGCGCCCTTCCAGACGGCACCCATGTGCCCTGGCAGGCGGCGCCCCATCCAAGCCGGGCTTGGCGTCGTCCACGGCAGACGAACCCCATTCCAAGCCAGACCGGGCTCATTCCACGCCGGAGCTCGTCTTCCGGCCCTGTGGCCAGATGGGTCCCGGCTCCGGGCCGTTCAGGAAACTTTTTCCAGATTAGGCGCCGTACTAGAGCCACAATCCCGCGGCGTTCTGGTACAGACAAGCTTGAATCGCGGGATGCCAGTGGGGGCTGCCGGCGATTTTCATGGGGTCAGAGGAAGGCGATCTTACAGATGACGCGGCCTTCTTCCGACATTCGAGAGACATCGAGAGACCTTTACCCGTCCAGTTGTTCGTAATTTCGGCCGGCCCCATCGAGGGCTTTCTGAGCGCGGGCGCCTGTGCGGCTTGCCTTTTCCGGCGATCCCCCCTCAAGAGGGCGGCCAGGAAGGGTTCGGAAGTGGGCATCTTGGGTCGTTGATTGGGGGACTTCGGTTGAACCACAGGACGTCACGCGGCGCTTACGGGCGTGAGACCGGGATCATCGATCTCGGCCACGAGCCGCCGCTTTCCGTCGATGGTTCCGAGGCCGCCGTCATCGATCGCCGCCGCGTGTCGGTGCAGTGGTTCAGCGGGACAATTCTGACCGGACTCTGCGGCGCAGCCCTGATCGGCGGCGCCGTTTTCGCGTCGCTCGACGGCGAGATGACCTTCGCCAAAGTGCCTGAGCGCGTCGAAGGCGCGCTGCGCGGCGCATTCGGCGCGGCCGATCGCGCCGCCACGCTGCACAAGAGCGACCGCCTGCCGCCGCCGAGCGAATCCACGGCATCGCGCAACATCATGCGCGTCTCAACGGTCG includes the following:
- a CDS encoding TRAP transporter substrate-binding protein, whose protein sequence is MKRRDFLKVTGAGLAASTAVAAPAIAESSPEVRWRLAASWPKALDTLYGGCEYFCKRVAEATDNKFQIQPFASGEIVPGLQVLDAVSNGTVEMGNTALYYYWGKNPAFTFGTSLPFGLNTRAHISWLLFGGGTEMLNDLLKEYNTLGIPTGSTGAQMGGWFRKEIKSMEDFRGLKFRVGGFAGTIIAKVGGVPQQIAGGDIYPALEKGTIDAAEWVGPYDDEKLGFVKVAKYYYYPGWWEGTGQGHNVINRDKWAALPKHYQAVVEMASRDTFTWVTGKYDYVNPPALKRLLVAGAILKPFPQEVLEACYNAANEIYADLSKTNPHFNKMYASLSAFRNESLAWMQVAELSYDSFMMRMRTRT